Proteins co-encoded in one Siniperca chuatsi isolate FFG_IHB_CAS linkage group LG11, ASM2008510v1, whole genome shotgun sequence genomic window:
- the LOC122884250 gene encoding uncharacterized protein LOC122884250, with protein sequence MSQAGKVLHLYVEVRAVAEEEGKVPGGRDDGTGHLMLQCPDVLPHSQRSSTHSSPNRSPELSPVSQHQTGVGSHSSPPSKSSSRHSVSFQLQNPDATGSPTQVHRQDLLYDSFSQLLQVLAPAMTSPGQHGSLGRTRSSDMDTYRGRVPISPLSTSSGRLTVPSTPTSNRRSYEVPGVGGEEGKTSVVTFGYVEKANVHSMGGRRTSVCQSDLVNPFNRLEGQLLRKRLSDPVWYNGQPGQGDPYRSHPYPSKNQSPQGSPHMQSASLDAVARNATYRALEEFGSPELKRRFSCHSPNCSPTLPRHYQSPRCRSWAGSPVLPRSTLTLPSKAQLLELDRGVCRSTVNGLPRSPASDHLCAHTGYSSHTVAPTSTLRSYGLPQSQQRPWVGDESPRLSSKFHPPLPAGRPTDIQHEIPTSIFPISNHSRTGYQASANTQHSVNSSYSANITNTSHNVTDSIHYSPNDNSNLSSKTHYKSSRCSSRASDRVSPTNGSRSISPSLNAEVAGKLAVEAAKLSSIFADRRTPSPTLSQTESLRSESPKTGGSFLRESQPYAALHGRSSPEPLQANNQNHRRKTDKAVSQNKPGCVSPLLSQKGLSSPASPALPARLHRAATSQSSVLDPRQQQGSSPTKDVSALHRYQLPQYTGDHKSPSMEPRQYDHLFDRSPRDSPELSRRLFSSQNTEAFPVSWTSRHQEWREAGPVQDGDELCEENFRQSTSGIYTPSKEEYHRKVGKDKGIKTSVQGYQRPVIGVSKDQREEVQDHSGATGTSSQSSSGVTGSMGDSSQLDRNDSLSPETSSQSSHDTADTGSGIQSDGGSATTPSLRSQKIARAKWEFLFGGQTEESRCSKDAPSATPPTSGSPSPTPPSSLDLKPANQRRGRDSEGQKLSHHEVRQVEVELVTPDPRGSTPKTGIIRQTIKYSRD encoded by the exons ATGTCTCAGGCAGGTAAAGTCCTCCACCTGTACGTTGAGGTGAGGGCTGTTGCTGAGGAGGAAGGGAAGGTGCCGGGAGGAAGAGATGATGGGACTGGTCATCTGATGCTTCAGTGCCCAGATGTTCTCCCTCACTCCCAGAGAAGCTCCACCCACTCCAGCCCCAACCGCAGTCCAGAACTTTCTCCAGTCTCTCAGCACCAAACCGGGGTTGGAAGCCACAGCTCACCTCCCTCAAAGTCCTCCTCCAGGCACTCAGTCAGCTTCCAACTTCAAAACCCTGATGCTACAGGGTCTCCCACCCAGGTCCACCGGCAGGATTTGTTGTATGACAGTTTCAGTCAATTACTTCAGGTCCTTGCACCTGCAATGACTAGTCCAGGCCAGCATGGCTCACTGGGACGCACCCGTTCCTCTGACATGGACACCTACCGGGGAAGGGTGCCTATCTCCCCATTGTCTACATCCTCTGGCAGGCTGACTGTACCCTCCACACCCACCAGCAACCGCAGATCCTATGAGGTCCCAGGGGTGGGGGGTGAGGAGGGGAAGACATCTGTGGTGACCTTTGGCTACGTAGAGAAAGCTAACGTTCACAGCATGGGGGGCCGCCGTACCTCTGTGTGCCAAAGTGATTTGGTCAATCCATTTAACAGACTGGAGGGGCAGCTGCTGCGGAAGAGGCTGAGTGACCCAGTGTGGTACAATGGTCAGCCAGGGCAGGGCGATCCTTATCGCAGTCACCCCTACCCATCTAAGAATCAGTCCCCACAGGGCTCGCCTCACATGCAGAGTGCTAGCCTGGACGCAGTTGCCAGAAATGCCACCTACAGGGCCTTGGAGGAGTTTGGATCCCCAGAACTCAAGCGCAGATTTTCTTGTCACAGCCCGAATTGCAGCCCGACCCTGCCACGGCACTACCAGTCCCCTCGCTGCCGGTCCTGGGCGGGGTCACCTGTCTTGCCTCGCAGCACCCTCACCCTGCCATCCAAGGCCCAGCTCCTGGAGTTGGACAGGGGAGTCTGCCGTAGTACAGTGAATGGACTACCCAGAAGTCCTGCCTCTGACCACCTGTGTGCCCACACTGGGTACTCCTCCCACACAGTGGCTCCAACCTCAACTCTTCGCTCTTATGGCCTTCCCCAAAGCCAGCAGAGGCCATGGGTGGGGGACGAGAGCCCCAGGTTGTCTAGCAAATTTCACCCACCTTTACCTGCAGGGAGACCCACAGACATCCAGCATGAGATCCCAACTAGCATATTCCCCATCAGCAACCATTCCAGGACTGGCTACCAAGCTAGTGCGAACACCCAACACAGTGTTAATAGTAGTTATAGTGCTAACATCACCAACACCAGTCATAATGTTACAGACAGTATACACTACAGTCCTAATGATAACTCCAACTTATCCAGCAAGACTCACTACAAATCGTCACGCTGCAGTAGCAGAGCCAGTGACAGAGTCAGCCCTACCAATGGCAGCAGAAGCATCTCCCCATCCTTAAATGCAGAAGTGGCTGGTAAGTTAGCTGTGGAGGCTGCCAAACTGTCCAGCATTTTTGCAGACAGACGGACTCCTTCTCCGACACTTTCTCAAACTGAGTCACTAAGGTCAGAGAGCCCCAAGACAGGAGGGTCATTCCTACGAGAATCCCAACCTTATGCCGCTCTTCATGGGCGAAGCTCCCCTGAGCCTCTGCAGGCCAACAACCAGAACCACAGACGGAAAACGGATAAAGCAGTATCTCAAAACAAACCAGGATGTGTCTCCCCTCTCTTATCCCAGAAAGGCCTGTCTTCACCAGCATCTCCAGCCTTGCCGGCTAGGTTACACCGTGCAGCCACCTCTCAATCATCAGTCTTGGACCCACGGCAGCAACAGGGTTCATCGCCCACTAAGGACGTGTCTGCCCTGCACCGCTACCAGCTGCCACAATACACTGGAGACCATAAATCGCCTAGCATGGAGCCAAGGCAGTATGATCACCTCTTTGATAGATCACCTAGGGACAGCCCTGAACTCTCCAGGAGACTTTTCTCCAGCCAAAACACGGAAGCATTCCCTGTTAGCTGGACCTCCAGGCACCAGGAGTGGAGGGAGGCTGGACCAGTCCAGGATGGGGATGAACTCTGTGAAGAAAACTTCAGACAGTCAACCTCTGGAATTTACACTCCAAGCAAAGAGGAGTATCATAGGAAAGTCGGAAAAGACAAAGGAATAAAGACATCAGTGCAGGGGTACCAGAGGCCAGTTATTGGCGTGTCCAAAGATCAGAGAGAGGAGGTTCAGGATCACAGCGGAGCTACTGGGACATCCTCTCAAAGCTCGAGTGGGGTAACGGGCAGCATGGGAGACAGTTCCCAGCTGGACAGAAACGACAGTCTGTCCCCCGAAACCTCGAGCCAGTCCAGCCACGATACAGCAGACACCGGCTCAGGGATACAG TCGGACGGTGGATCAGCGACGACTCCGTCCTTGCGATCGCAGAAGATCGCCCGAGCCAAGTGGGAGTTCCTGTTCGGAGGGCAGACGGAGGAGAGTCGCTGCAGTAAAG ACGCTCCGTCCGCGACGCCACCGACCAGCGGCTCGCCCAGccccacccctccctcctccctcgaCCTgaaaccagccaatcagaggaggGGGCGGGACAGCGAGGGTCAAAAGTTGTCGCATCACGAGGTGCGGCAggtcgaggtggagctggtgACCCCCGACCCCCGAGGCTCCACCCCCAAGACGGGCATCATCCGGCAAACCATCAAATACTCTCGAGACTGA